In Mytilus edulis chromosome 4, xbMytEdul2.2, whole genome shotgun sequence, the following proteins share a genomic window:
- the LOC139521440 gene encoding kappa-type opioid receptor-like, with amino-acid sequence MDSVEHMHYTSYPEYKTGIYIWKILPPILIILGTTGNILSIIVLRRKNIQKSVCSIYLIVLSISDLFVLYTGLLRQWISVVFGVDIRNFGSNICKLHTYIVYFSLDFTSWILMAVTVQRVFLVCFPQKTKTKCTKREPGISLVAIAAFLLLINSHILYGYGDKESVVNGTVKVEKCSFMTDEYNQFWNSTWASIDLALFCGIPFCCLLIGNVLIFVKVLSIKRAVKRQVAPSTSTHGSRNNQKDSKLSSMSVMLFTLNSVFLVSTTPISIYMIGNATWEKELVGRDYAVLEMMWAIVNIFMYLNNSMNFLLYILSGSKFRHEFKEIFWRKSINKTPAIRNGSITRISPLQAIQLNKDETHITQEQICHTAV; translated from the coding sequence ATGGATTCAGTTGAGCATATGCACTACACAAGTTATCCGGAATATAAAACTGGAATCTACATATGGAAAATTCTTCCACCCATCCTAATTATACTAGGGACAACTGGTAACATTCTATCTATTATAGTACTGCGGAGGAAAAACATTCAAAAGTCGGTATGTAGTATATATCTGATAGTTCTATCAATTTCtgatctttttgttttatataccgGTCTTTTACGACAGTGGATTAGCGTAGTGTTTGGTGTTGACATACGTAACTTTGGATCTAATATTTGTAAACTGCATACATATATTGTGTATTTCTCTTTAGACTTTACTTCATGGATCCTGATGGCTGTCACGGTTCAACGTGTTTTTCTTGTATGTTttccacaaaaaaccaaaacaaaatgcACCAAACGGGAACCAGGAATAAGCTTGGTTGCAATTGCAGCTTTTTTATTGTTGATTAACAGTCATATTCTGTACGGTTATGGAGATAAAGAATCTGTAGTAAATGGTACAGTGAAGGTTGAAAAATGCTCTTTTATGACAGATGAATACAACCAATTTTGGAACTCAACATGGGCATCGATTGATTTAGCGTTATTCTGTGGAATTCCGTTTTGTTGCTTGTTGATAGGAAACGTTTTGATATTTGTCAAAGTACTGTCTATTAAAAGAGCCGTTAAGCGTCAGGTTGCGCCATCTACATCAACGCATGGATCTAGGAATAATCAGAAGGATTCAAAATTATCGTCGATGAGCGTCATGCTCTTTACACTTAATTCGGTTTTTCTAGTGTCTACCACTCCAATTAGCATATATATGATAGGTAATGCGACATGGGAAAAAGAATTAGTCGGAAGGGATTATGCCGTTCTAGAAATGATGTGGGCTATTGTCAATATATTCATGTATCTTAATAACAGCATGAATTTCCTGTTGTACATTTTGAGTGGAAGTAAATTTAGGCATGAGTTCAAGGAAATCTTTTGGagaaaaagtataaacaaaactCCAGCAATCCGTAATGGTAGTATTACTAGAATAAGCCCTCTACAAGCGATTCAACTAAACAAGGATGAAACACACATCACACAAGAGCAGATTTGTCATACAGCTGTATAG